One window of the Hyalangium gracile genome contains the following:
- a CDS encoding DUF2381 family protein — MMRQGDADVEIAPGKTGRIAVVTDYGSFDASTDGGKLVLELFRDGGHRQVCIQLVPRDRR, encoded by the coding sequence ATGATGCGCCAGGGAGATGCCGATGTGGAGATCGCTCCGGGAAAAACCGGCCGCATTGCCGTCGTCACGGACTATGGCTCGTTCGACGCGAGCACGGATGGGGGCAAGCTCGTCCTGGAGCTCTTTCGGGACGGAGGCCACCGACAAGTCTGCATCCAGTTAGTGCCCAGAGACCGCCGCTAG
- a CDS encoding Rrf2 family transcriptional regulator, whose amino-acid sequence MRRDSRLSGVLHVLLHMAQHEGPLTSEQMAKAMDTNPVVIRRVMAGLRDKGYVQSEKGHGGGWTLACDLAKVTLRDIYTALGLPSLLAIGHRTETPGCVVEQAVNAALGKSFDAAEALLLERLGEVTLATLGEEVRTRVAIRGACRGGSKHG is encoded by the coding sequence ATGAGAAGGGACAGCCGACTTTCGGGCGTGCTTCACGTCCTGCTGCACATGGCGCAGCACGAGGGGCCCTTGACGTCCGAGCAGATGGCGAAGGCTATGGACACCAACCCCGTGGTGATCCGGCGAGTCATGGCCGGCCTTCGTGACAAGGGATACGTCCAGTCGGAGAAGGGACATGGCGGGGGTTGGACCCTTGCCTGCGATCTCGCGAAGGTGACCTTGCGCGACATCTACACTGCGCTTGGCTTGCCGTCGCTGCTCGCCATCGGGCACCGAACGGAGACGCCCGGGTGCGTCGTTGAACAGGCGGTCAACGCGGCTCTTGGCAAGTCCTTTGATGCTGCGGAGGCGCTCCTTCTCGAGCGCCTCGGCGAGGTGACGCTCGCGACTCTGGGCGAGGAGGTGCGGACTCGGGTCGCTATCCGTGGCGCTTGCCGCGGCGGGAGCAAGCATGGGTAG
- a CDS encoding pseudouridine synthase — MGRKKTPRWLEAARLRKGPVSPGGRADWLARALGRAGVMPRTEAERAIREGRVEVGGQVEREPFAPVQPGVEVRVDGRLCELEAPLLVLMFHKPAGVIVAGKDPEGVGTVFERLRAVLPAELQGFEWYAIGRLDRDTTGLLLFTNDERVVQHGTSPETHLPKRYVAEVAGRPSEEALARLREGLVLEDGPTRPAGARLLGPEQVELVLTEGRHHQVKRMLAAVGHPVRALHRVAVGSLVLDVPVGAWRRLSASEVSVGLGFNDVRA; from the coding sequence TTGGGTCGGAAGAAGACACCGCGATGGCTGGAGGCGGCGCGGCTGCGCAAGGGCCCTGTGTCGCCTGGGGGCCGGGCGGACTGGCTGGCGCGGGCGCTGGGGCGGGCGGGGGTGATGCCTCGGACGGAGGCGGAGCGGGCCATCCGCGAGGGGCGGGTGGAGGTGGGCGGCCAGGTGGAGCGCGAGCCCTTCGCACCGGTCCAGCCAGGAGTGGAGGTGCGTGTGGACGGGCGGCTGTGCGAGCTGGAGGCCCCGCTGCTCGTGCTGATGTTCCACAAGCCCGCCGGCGTCATCGTCGCGGGGAAGGATCCAGAGGGCGTGGGGACGGTGTTCGAGCGCCTGCGGGCGGTGCTGCCCGCGGAGCTGCAGGGCTTCGAGTGGTACGCCATCGGCAGGCTGGACCGGGACACCACCGGCCTGCTGCTCTTCACCAATGACGAGCGGGTGGTGCAGCACGGCACCTCACCGGAGACGCACCTGCCCAAGCGCTACGTGGCGGAGGTGGCGGGGAGGCCCTCGGAGGAGGCGCTCGCGAGGCTTCGGGAGGGGCTGGTGCTGGAGGACGGGCCCACGCGCCCCGCGGGAGCGCGGCTGCTCGGTCCGGAGCAGGTGGAGTTGGTGCTCACCGAGGGCCGTCACCATCAGGTGAAGCGCATGCTCGCGGCCGTAGGGCACCCGGTGCGTGCTCTGCACCGGGTGGCGGTCGGGAGCCTGGTGCTGGATGTTCCCGTCGGCGCGTGGCGCAGGCTGAGTGCCTCGGAGGTGTCCGTGGGGCTCGGGTTCAACGACGTGCGAGCCTGA
- a CDS encoding methyltransferase domain-containing protein, which produces MTEFWEGAFNEKQLMWGLAPTASASAACDTFIRAGVKSVLIPGIGYGRNAKPFLERGMSVAGIEISERAIELARSRLGLEIPIVRGSVTDMPFDRRKYDGIFCHGLAYLLDGRGRLKFIRDCYRQLEPGGHMIFTVISKKAPMYGQGPRLGDDWYERLPGLPMYFYDAESVRREFGPYGLVELSEIDEPAGDGATLPFINVVCRRDAVTVDAAEAVVRLRAGQVEVTVHGALQQREVAAIAEALGTSKTSILTMGGCQISDAGGVAIANALFNNTALRELWLFNNEIADVGGKAFGAALRANASLTTLCLNENRVGDDGAKAIGEALRSSASLVELGLGRNQIGDVGGAAIGEALASNDSVIALSLNHNKLGDTGAASIGAALRNNASLKILRLSHNAIGNCGAEAMRAAIEHNATLRTVTFDENPAAPSLHQGLEAALEERRQ; this is translated from the coding sequence GTGACCGAATTCTGGGAAGGAGCGTTCAACGAGAAGCAGCTGATGTGGGGGCTCGCGCCGACAGCGTCAGCTTCGGCTGCGTGCGACACATTCATTCGAGCGGGCGTCAAGAGCGTCCTGATACCTGGCATCGGCTACGGAAGAAATGCGAAGCCGTTTCTTGAGCGTGGGATGTCTGTGGCGGGGATCGAAATCTCGGAGAGGGCGATCGAGCTTGCTCGTTCGCGACTCGGACTCGAGATTCCGATCGTCCGCGGCTCGGTCACGGACATGCCCTTCGACCGCCGAAAGTACGACGGCATCTTCTGCCATGGGCTCGCCTACCTTCTCGATGGTCGCGGCCGGCTGAAGTTCATTCGTGACTGCTACCGCCAGCTCGAGCCTGGTGGGCACATGATCTTCACGGTCATCTCGAAGAAGGCCCCCATGTACGGACAGGGCCCACGGCTCGGCGACGACTGGTACGAGCGACTGCCTGGGCTTCCGATGTATTTCTACGACGCCGAATCGGTGAGGCGAGAGTTCGGTCCGTACGGCCTGGTCGAGTTGTCCGAAATCGACGAGCCCGCGGGCGATGGCGCGACTCTCCCATTCATCAACGTCGTCTGTAGGCGGGACGCCGTGACGGTGGACGCAGCCGAAGCAGTGGTGCGACTGCGCGCGGGACAGGTTGAGGTTACGGTCCACGGCGCACTTCAGCAACGCGAGGTGGCGGCTATCGCCGAGGCGCTCGGGACCAGCAAGACCTCCATCCTGACAATGGGCGGTTGCCAGATCTCGGACGCTGGCGGCGTAGCCATTGCGAACGCACTGTTCAACAACACCGCGCTCAGGGAGCTGTGGCTGTTCAACAACGAGATCGCGGACGTTGGCGGTAAGGCGTTTGGAGCTGCCCTGAGAGCGAATGCCTCGCTTACAACGCTGTGTCTCAACGAAAACCGGGTGGGAGACGATGGGGCCAAGGCGATTGGAGAGGCGCTTCGTTCGTCCGCGTCGCTGGTGGAGCTGGGACTCGGGCGCAACCAGATTGGTGATGTCGGCGGCGCCGCAATCGGAGAGGCACTCGCTTCCAACGACTCAGTCATCGCGCTGAGCCTCAACCACAACAAGCTCGGTGATACCGGCGCGGCAAGCATCGGCGCCGCCCTTCGCAACAACGCATCACTCAAGATTCTTCGACTGAGCCACAACGCGATCGGGAATTGCGGGGCGGAGGCGATGCGAGCCGCCATCGAGCACAACGCTACCTTGCGAACCGTCACCTTCGATGAGAACCCGGCAGCGCCTTCCCTGCACCAGGGACTTGAGGCCGCTCTGGAGGAGCGTCGCCAATGA
- a CDS encoding SDR family oxidoreductase: MRVLILGIAGGIARKLATRLLDAGHEVLGIDVRPWSAAPKGIEFHRVDVRKRAAEDVFRRRRPEAVVHMATVTALSVSGGERGRINLDGTKAVFDHCRDYGVKQALFIGRHTFYGAAPDSPLYHSEDEPPRALEKVPELADLVAADLYAATALWRMPELTTAVLRFVYTLGAPGTGTLASFLRGRRVPMVLGYDPLFHVMQEEDVVTAIQLALEKRIRGIFNVAGPPPMPFSVIIRETGRTPVPLPTPLLARLLGRFGFPRLSQGTLSHIKYPIVVDNRRFREATGFQYANDEGRILRIFREASPPPGSQG, encoded by the coding sequence ATGAGGGTCCTCATCCTGGGTATCGCCGGCGGCATCGCCCGCAAGCTGGCCACGCGGCTGCTCGACGCAGGGCACGAGGTGCTCGGCATCGACGTGCGCCCCTGGTCGGCCGCTCCCAAGGGAATCGAGTTCCACCGGGTGGACGTGCGCAAGCGGGCCGCGGAGGACGTCTTCCGCCGCCGCCGGCCCGAGGCCGTGGTGCACATGGCCACCGTCACCGCCCTCAGCGTGAGCGGCGGGGAACGCGGCCGCATCAACCTGGACGGCACCAAGGCTGTCTTCGATCACTGCCGCGACTACGGCGTGAAGCAGGCCCTCTTCATCGGGCGGCATACCTTCTATGGGGCGGCGCCGGACTCGCCGCTCTACCACTCCGAGGACGAGCCGCCGCGCGCGCTGGAGAAGGTGCCGGAGCTGGCGGACCTGGTCGCCGCCGATCTCTATGCGGCCACCGCGCTCTGGCGGATGCCGGAGCTGACCACCGCCGTGCTGCGCTTCGTCTATACGCTGGGAGCCCCCGGCACCGGGACGCTCGCCAGCTTCCTGCGGGGGCGGCGGGTGCCGATGGTGCTCGGGTATGACCCGCTGTTCCATGTGATGCAGGAGGAGGACGTCGTCACCGCCATCCAGCTCGCCCTGGAGAAGCGCATCCGCGGTATCTTCAACGTGGCCGGCCCGCCGCCCATGCCCTTCTCCGTCATCATCCGAGAGACGGGGCGCACGCCGGTGCCGCTCCCGACGCCACTGCTGGCGCGGCTGCTCGGGCGCTTCGGCTTCCCTCGCCTCTCCCAGGGCACGCTGTCCCACATCAAGTACCCCATCGTCGTGGACAACCGCCGCTTCCGCGAGGCCACCGGCTTCCAGTACGCCAACGATGAGGGCCGCATCCTCCGCATCTTCCGCGAGGCCTCGCCGCCGCCCGGCTCGCAGGGTTGA
- a CDS encoding GNAT family N-acetyltransferase: MELLTPRLRLREFEEEDWRATWPYESDPEVVRYQSHGVRTPEESLKYIQDSMATARETPRRIHDLAVVLREDGRLIGRCGLKVVDAELREGALWYVVHRSEWGRGYITESCEAILDFGFGALGLHRVWADCDPRNHGSVGVLRKLGFRQEAHFRENSFLKGEWVDSLIHAILDREWAARPKRYLGG, from the coding sequence ATGGAACTGCTCACCCCCCGTCTGCGACTGCGCGAGTTCGAGGAGGAGGACTGGCGCGCCACTTGGCCGTACGAGTCGGATCCGGAGGTGGTCCGCTACCAGTCCCACGGCGTCCGGACGCCAGAGGAGAGCCTGAAGTACATCCAGGACTCGATGGCCACGGCGCGGGAGACGCCCCGGCGCATCCATGATCTGGCGGTGGTGCTTCGGGAGGACGGGCGCCTCATCGGCCGCTGCGGACTGAAGGTGGTGGATGCCGAGCTGCGCGAGGGTGCGCTCTGGTACGTCGTCCATCGCTCCGAGTGGGGCAGGGGCTACATCACCGAGTCCTGCGAGGCGATCCTGGACTTCGGCTTCGGAGCGCTTGGACTGCACCGCGTGTGGGCGGACTGCGATCCGCGCAACCATGGCTCCGTGGGCGTGCTGCGGAAGCTCGGCTTCCGTCAGGAGGCACACTTCCGGGAGAACTCCTTCCTCAAGGGCGAGTGGGTGGACTCGCTCATCCACGCCATCCTCGACCGGGAGTGGGCCGCTCGCCCGAAGCGCTATCTCGGAGGGTAG
- a CDS encoding HNH endonuclease — MSLYFVPANRQNLELSIEQDVPPERLAPFVPDDVIREIQDRAGMEGIRCWAMTPTKRSIFDAMHPGDIVLMSEKGTRRFTHCAQVTFKLESKALGDDLWPIRGEKSWELIYFLRNIRRVSIPKAEFVIRFGYQPNFDVAGATLVSTERVRDFEARHGPIEDWFDLPYFREELPEDRVELHDEVISDYSADNVAVVTKRRRLHAKFAAKIKANYGAACAMCGITEQDFLVAGHIVAWSEDEKNRLNPANGLCLCVLHDRAFERGYLIIDDGFHIRMNRHIHPDSPLGNQLKQLDGLRLRLPVSHPPDLELLKRHRDKFPLWSG, encoded by the coding sequence GTGTCTCTGTACTTTGTCCCAGCGAATCGCCAGAACCTGGAACTCTCGATCGAGCAGGACGTTCCCCCCGAGCGGCTTGCCCCCTTCGTGCCGGACGATGTCATCCGGGAGATCCAGGATCGAGCAGGAATGGAGGGCATCCGATGCTGGGCGATGACTCCCACCAAGCGCTCCATCTTCGATGCCATGCACCCGGGGGACATCGTCCTCATGTCGGAGAAGGGGACCAGACGCTTCACGCACTGCGCGCAGGTCACCTTCAAGCTCGAAAGCAAGGCGCTCGGCGACGACCTGTGGCCCATCCGGGGGGAAAAGTCCTGGGAGCTGATCTACTTCCTGCGAAACATCCGTCGCGTCAGCATTCCCAAGGCTGAGTTCGTGATCAGGTTCGGCTATCAGCCCAACTTCGACGTCGCGGGGGCTACGCTGGTATCAACTGAACGGGTCCGGGACTTCGAAGCAAGACATGGTCCTATCGAGGACTGGTTCGATCTCCCCTACTTCCGAGAGGAACTCCCGGAGGACCGCGTAGAACTTCATGATGAAGTGATCAGCGACTACTCGGCCGACAACGTCGCTGTTGTCACCAAGCGACGTCGCCTGCACGCGAAGTTCGCGGCGAAGATCAAGGCGAACTATGGAGCCGCCTGTGCCATGTGCGGCATCACGGAGCAGGACTTCCTTGTCGCAGGTCACATCGTCGCCTGGTCGGAGGACGAGAAGAACCGACTGAACCCGGCCAACGGGTTGTGCCTCTGCGTCCTGCATGACAGGGCATTTGAGCGCGGCTATCTCATCATTGATGACGGGTTCCACATCCGGATGAACCGCCACATCCACCCCGACTCGCCCTTGGGGAACCAGCTGAAGCAGCTGGATGGACTCCGCCTCCGCCTTCCTGTCAGCCATCCTCCAGACCTGGAGCTTCTGAAGCGGCACCGGGACAAGTTTCCGCTATGGAGCGGATAG
- a CDS encoding PAS domain S-box protein gives MAEQGTETGYERLRLCDFIQDHLRTILREWEHRVRSFPAAERLEGAVLRDHVPRILARIAHLIRGGLSAGQRELSELTDKHALERLDEGYDLRTAAEELSLLRDTILGLWEQHVAGAITVQEVRLMDQSIDEVIAASAARFAQARERTLRALDRVSSAALGTGDLDTFLPQLMTVLLETVAAVDSVAILLRDERDELHVRAAIGLEQEDLEAYTVRMGEGFSGTVAASQAPLLLRDAEVDPVVRSPLIRSQRIHALYGVPLIHEGRVIGVAHMGSRTAYDFSDDDKQLLRTMGQRATSLIVQAQLLERLRESEARLQAIVDHAPAAIYVKDAEGHFLLVNRHMEALHQRPREQLLGKSGLELWPAEVAHRLREVDLQVLAEGRPVTVEESIPQEDGPHTYLSVKFPMPGLSGRLALGGISTDITERKRVEEALRETSERMRSVLDTAVEAIITIDEGGRMQGVNAATTRLFGYAPEELLGRNVSMLMPEPYRSEHDRYIHNYLRTGVRKIIGTGREVWGQRKDGSIFPMELAVSETVLARGRLFTGMVRDISQRKEAERAQSLLVEVGTVLAQSLDLETTLKNIASLAVTHLADYCMVDLLGGDGQLQRLEVLARNPEHRAFMLRAMGYPPRLGSESPVAKVFETGQATAADITPEWLDAAARNAEHRAVLELLAPRSALILPLKARGRTLGVINLASTEPGRMARPSVKVVAQGLADRAAMAIDNARLYQEARDAVRVREDVVAIVSHDLRNPLNAISLSASTLIKREELDERTAKAATRIYSAADRAHRLIRDLLDFTQARVGGIPLSPRPVELGELARQVVEEIQSAYPERALELRGAREGRVEGDPDRLAQVMANLLGNAVQHSPAGTPVRVTVGEEEGSVCFEVHNEGAPIPADRLPGLFEPFHRGREAGAGARGSLGLGLFISHQIVAAHGGRIEVRSEEGQGTRFTVWLPSRPTH, from the coding sequence ATGGCCGAGCAAGGCACCGAGACGGGTTACGAGCGCCTCCGTCTGTGTGACTTCATCCAGGATCACCTGCGCACCATCCTGCGAGAGTGGGAGCACCGGGTCCGGAGCTTCCCAGCGGCCGAGCGCCTGGAAGGAGCCGTGCTGCGGGACCACGTTCCCCGGATCCTCGCGCGTATTGCCCACCTCATCCGCGGCGGCCTCTCGGCCGGTCAGCGAGAGCTGAGCGAGCTGACGGACAAGCATGCCCTGGAGCGGCTCGACGAGGGCTATGACCTGCGCACGGCGGCCGAGGAGCTGAGCCTCCTGCGGGACACCATCCTCGGGCTGTGGGAGCAGCACGTGGCCGGAGCCATCACGGTCCAGGAGGTGCGGCTGATGGACCAGTCCATCGACGAGGTCATCGCCGCCTCGGCGGCCCGGTTCGCCCAGGCCCGCGAGCGCACCCTGAGGGCGCTGGACCGGGTCTCCTCCGCGGCGCTCGGGACGGGGGACCTGGACACCTTCCTGCCCCAGCTGATGACCGTGCTGCTGGAGACGGTCGCCGCGGTGGACTCGGTGGCCATCCTCCTGCGTGACGAGCGGGACGAGCTGCACGTTCGGGCCGCCATCGGCCTCGAGCAGGAGGATCTCGAGGCCTACACGGTGCGGATGGGAGAGGGGTTCTCGGGCACGGTGGCCGCCAGCCAGGCGCCGCTCCTCCTGCGAGACGCGGAGGTGGATCCGGTGGTGCGCAGTCCGCTCATCCGCAGCCAGCGCATCCACGCGCTCTACGGGGTGCCGCTCATCCACGAGGGCCGGGTGATCGGCGTGGCCCACATGGGCTCGCGCACGGCGTACGACTTCTCGGACGACGACAAGCAGCTGCTGCGCACCATGGGCCAGCGGGCCACCTCGCTGATCGTCCAGGCGCAGCTCCTGGAGCGGCTGCGCGAGAGCGAGGCGCGGCTGCAGGCCATCGTGGACCACGCCCCGGCCGCCATCTACGTCAAGGACGCGGAGGGCCACTTCCTGCTCGTCAACCGCCACATGGAGGCCCTGCACCAGCGCCCGCGCGAGCAGCTGCTCGGGAAGAGCGGTCTGGAGCTGTGGCCCGCGGAGGTGGCCCATCGCCTGCGGGAGGTGGATCTCCAGGTGCTGGCCGAGGGCCGGCCCGTGACGGTCGAGGAGAGCATCCCCCAGGAGGACGGGCCGCACACCTACCTGTCCGTGAAGTTCCCCATGCCCGGCCTGAGCGGACGGCTGGCCCTGGGCGGCATCTCCACGGACATCACCGAGCGCAAGAGGGTGGAGGAGGCGCTGCGAGAGACGAGCGAGCGGATGCGGTCCGTGCTGGATACGGCGGTGGAGGCCATCATCACCATCGACGAGGGCGGACGGATGCAGGGCGTCAACGCGGCCACGACACGCCTCTTCGGCTACGCGCCGGAGGAGCTGCTGGGCCGCAACGTGAGCATGTTGATGCCCGAGCCCTACCGGAGCGAGCACGACCGGTACATCCACAACTACCTGCGCACCGGGGTTCGTAAAATCATCGGCACGGGGCGCGAGGTGTGGGGCCAGCGCAAGGATGGGAGCATCTTCCCCATGGAGCTGGCCGTCAGTGAGACGGTGCTGGCGCGGGGCCGGCTCTTCACGGGGATGGTCCGGGACATCAGCCAGCGCAAGGAGGCCGAGCGGGCGCAGTCGTTGCTGGTGGAGGTGGGCACGGTGCTCGCGCAGTCGCTCGATCTGGAGACGACGCTGAAGAACATCGCCTCGCTGGCGGTGACGCACCTGGCGGACTACTGCATGGTGGACCTGCTGGGCGGGGACGGGCAGCTCCAGCGGCTGGAGGTGCTGGCCCGGAATCCGGAGCACAGGGCGTTCATGCTTCGGGCCATGGGGTATCCGCCGCGGCTCGGCTCCGAGAGCCCCGTGGCGAAGGTGTTCGAGACGGGGCAGGCCACCGCGGCGGACATCACCCCCGAGTGGCTGGATGCCGCGGCGAGGAACGCGGAGCACCGGGCCGTGCTGGAGCTGCTGGCTCCCCGCTCGGCGCTCATCCTGCCGCTGAAGGCCCGGGGCCGGACGCTGGGGGTGATCAACCTGGCCTCGACGGAGCCGGGGCGCATGGCCCGGCCGTCCGTGAAGGTGGTGGCGCAGGGGCTGGCGGACCGGGCGGCGATGGCCATCGACAACGCGCGGCTCTACCAGGAGGCGCGCGACGCGGTGCGGGTGCGCGAGGACGTGGTGGCCATCGTCAGCCATGATCTGCGCAACCCGCTGAACGCCATCTCCTTGTCGGCGTCGACGCTCATCAAGCGCGAGGAGCTGGACGAGCGGACGGCGAAGGCGGCCACGCGCATCTACTCGGCGGCGGACCGGGCGCACCGGCTGATCCGGGATCTGCTGGACTTCACGCAGGCCCGGGTGGGGGGCATCCCGCTGAGTCCGCGGCCGGTGGAGCTGGGCGAGCTGGCCCGGCAGGTGGTGGAGGAGATCCAGTCCGCATACCCCGAGCGGGCCCTCGAGCTACGAGGCGCGCGGGAGGGCCGGGTGGAGGGGGATCCGGACCGGCTGGCGCAGGTGATGGCGAACCTGCTGGGCAATGCGGTGCAGCACAGCCCGGCGGGCACGCCGGTGCGGGTGACGGTGGGGGAGGAGGAGGGCTCGGTGTGCTTCGAGGTGCACAACGAGGGAGCGCCCATCCCCGCCGACCGGCTCCCCGGGCTGTTCGAGCCCTTTCATCGGGGCCGGGAGGCGGGGGCTGGGGCGAGAGGGAGCCTGGGGCTGGGGCTCTTCATCTCGCATCAGATCGTCGCGGCGCATGGAGGCCGCATCGAGGTGCGCTCCGAGGAGGGGCAGGGGACGCGCTTCACCGTGTGGTTGCCGAGCCGTCCCACGCATTAG
- a CDS encoding VOC family protein, with protein sequence MWSSGSPAELSGPGLLLQKVDHESRIHLDIETDNLEAEVKRLEALGARRIAFVKERWWVLEAPTGHRFCVVQPQRGSLDARANAWDGSATTR encoded by the coding sequence ATCTGGAGTTCAGGTTCCCCCGCTGAGCTCTCAGGCCCAGGTCTCCTTCTCCAGAAGGTGGACCACGAGAGCCGCATCCACCTCGACATCGAGACCGACAACCTCGAGGCCGAGGTGAAGCGCCTCGAGGCGCTCGGCGCCCGCCGCATCGCCTTCGTCAAGGAGCGCTGGTGGGTCCTCGAAGCTCCCACCGGCCACCGCTTCTGCGTCGTCCAGCCCCAGCGCGGCTCCCTCGACGCGCGCGCTAATGCGTGGGACGGCTCGGCAACCACACGGTGA
- a CDS encoding MazG-like family protein: protein MAVASEVGELVALLRWVRNDEADAFVRQPENHARLRAEVADVAISLLLLCDRAGIDLQQAILDKLEVNRRNYPVESTRGRAERPERHRP, encoded by the coding sequence ATGGCAGTCGCCTCCGAGGTGGGCGAGCTCGTGGCCCTACTCCGCTGGGTTCGGAACGACGAAGCCGACGCATTCGTTCGCCAGCCAGAGAATCACGCGCGCCTCAGGGCGGAAGTCGCCGATGTCGCCATCTCCCTGCTGTTGCTGTGCGATAGAGCTGGCATCGACCTCCAGCAGGCGATCCTCGACAAGCTCGAGGTCAACCGCAGGAACTACCCCGTGGAGAGCACCCGCGGTCGCGCGGAACGCCCCGAGCGCCATCGTCCCTGA
- a CDS encoding plasmid pRiA4b ORF-3 family protein, whose product MGDVSTDDTGELGLEDESKVRLKSLVHPGQSFTYEYDFGDGWLHTSLVEKEMEPDPRFFYPLCIGGARACPPEDCGGPPGLAASSTRKASISTA is encoded by the coding sequence ATTGGCGACGTCTCCACCGATGACACGGGCGAGCTGGGCCTGGAAGACGAGAGCAAGGTGCGGCTCAAGTCCCTCGTACATCCCGGTCAGTCATTCACCTATGAGTACGACTTCGGTGACGGCTGGCTGCACACGAGCCTGGTCGAGAAGGAGATGGAGCCCGACCCTCGCTTCTTCTACCCTCTCTGCATCGGCGGCGCACGGGCCTGTCCCCCTGAGGACTGCGGCGGCCCTCCAGGATTGGCGGCGTCTTCGACCCGGAAGGCTTCGATCTCAACCGCGTGA
- a CDS encoding RBBP9/YdeN family alpha/beta hydrolase — MEHSLYIVPRWAGRPDTDFYSWLEARLLESPQGFSSVRALDMPNPSQPTIDAWVGTLAAAVGRTPSPSTVLMGHSVGCQTVIRYLATLPPGQVIDGVLLVAAWWDVDKPWESLVPWVETPVELERVRAAARKFVVLLSDNDPFTSDYARNQRLWEERLGATVLLAPGARHFNNPREPAVLEALRSHFGSDTNARK, encoded by the coding sequence ATGGAACACTCCCTCTACATCGTCCCGCGTTGGGCGGGCAGGCCTGATACCGACTTCTACTCGTGGCTCGAGGCGCGGCTCCTGGAGAGCCCACAAGGCTTCTCCTCGGTGCGCGCGCTGGACATGCCCAATCCTTCCCAGCCCACCATCGACGCGTGGGTGGGCACGCTCGCCGCCGCCGTGGGCCGCACCCCTTCGCCCTCCACGGTCCTCATGGGGCACAGCGTCGGGTGTCAGACCGTCATCCGCTACCTGGCGACCCTCCCGCCCGGGCAGGTGATCGACGGCGTGCTGCTCGTGGCCGCGTGGTGGGACGTGGACAAGCCGTGGGAGAGCCTCGTGCCGTGGGTGGAGACGCCCGTGGAGCTCGAGCGCGTGCGCGCCGCGGCCCGCAAGTTCGTCGTGCTGCTGTCCGACAATGATCCCTTCACCTCGGACTACGCGCGCAACCAGCGCCTGTGGGAGGAGCGGCTCGGCGCCACCGTCCTGCTCGCCCCGGGTGCCCGCCACTTCAACAACCCTCGGGAGCCCGCCGTGCTGGAAGCACTTCGCTCGCACTTCGGCTCCGACACGAACGCTCGGAAGTGA
- a CDS encoding lysophospholipid acyltransferase family protein: MAHDESIAERVNRLELPFNEFGVDPYGISKKHLVLAGSALAFLYRYYFRVRCFGIEHVPPRGRTMLVGNHSGGYAVDGAMLITSMFLEMNPPRLAQGMAEKFMNRFPVASLWTSRTGQFTGLPEHAHRLLEDDRLLMVFPEGARGTAKLYRERYSLVDFGTGFIRLALQTRTPIVPVGILGGGTAVPTVANLYKLGRLVGVPYIPVTPYLLPLPLPAPVELHYGAPITFSGTGDEDDDVIAGYVEQVKSRIAELIEQGRAQRTRRLGA, from the coding sequence GTGGCGCACGACGAATCCATTGCGGAGCGGGTGAACCGGCTGGAGCTGCCGTTCAACGAGTTCGGTGTCGACCCGTATGGCATCTCCAAGAAGCACCTCGTCCTGGCGGGCTCCGCGCTCGCCTTCCTCTACCGGTACTACTTCCGGGTGAGGTGCTTCGGCATCGAGCATGTGCCGCCGCGCGGGCGGACCATGCTGGTGGGAAACCACTCGGGCGGCTACGCCGTCGACGGCGCCATGCTCATCACCTCCATGTTCCTGGAGATGAACCCACCCCGGCTGGCCCAGGGCATGGCCGAGAAGTTCATGAACCGCTTCCCCGTCGCCTCCCTCTGGACGAGCCGCACCGGCCAGTTCACCGGCCTGCCCGAGCACGCGCACCGGCTGCTGGAGGACGACCGGCTCCTCATGGTCTTCCCCGAGGGCGCGCGCGGCACCGCGAAGCTCTACCGCGAGCGCTACTCGCTGGTGGACTTCGGCACCGGCTTCATCCGCCTGGCCCTGCAGACGCGCACCCCCATCGTCCCCGTGGGCATCCTCGGAGGAGGCACCGCCGTGCCCACCGTGGCCAACCTCTACAAGCTGGGGCGGCTCGTCGGCGTTCCCTACATCCCCGTCACGCCCTACCTGCTGCCGCTGCCGCTGCCGGCTCCCGTGGAGCTGCACTACGGCGCGCCCATCACCTTCTCCGGCACGGGGGACGAGGATGACGACGTCATCGCCGGGTATGTGGAGCAGGTGAAGTCGCGCATCGCGGAGCTCATCGAGCAGGGGCGCGCGCAGCGGACCCGGAGGCTGGGAGCATGA